Proteins encoded together in one Telopea speciosissima isolate NSW1024214 ecotype Mountain lineage chromosome 6, Tspe_v1, whole genome shotgun sequence window:
- the LOC122665884 gene encoding uncharacterized protein LOC122665884: MASREDVRAGAEIVRGKEACGRFSEELMKEFGFPSDVFPTGAGELEECGRVRGTGFVWWKCKAPYEHFNVATNSKASYAAETTAYMEKGMMKKITGVKAKQFILTVSIVEMSIQGNKITFKTAMGVGRSFPLSSFMNEEEKRTYLKQNGTAK; the protein is encoded by the coding sequence ATGGCTAGCAGGGAAGACGTGCGAGCAGGGGCCGAAATCGTTCGTGGTAAGGAAGCCTGTGGTAGATTTTCAGAGGAGCTGATGAAAGAGTTTGGATTCCCTAGTGATGTTTTTCCAACAGGAGCAGGAGAGTTGGAAGAATGTGGGAGGGTGAGAGGCACAGGCTTTGTGTGGTGGAAATGCAAAGCCCCCTACGAACACTTCAATGTAGCAACCAATTCCAAGGCAAGTTATGCCGCAGAGACCACCGCATATATGGAGAAGGggatgatgaagaagatcaCAGGTGTGAAGGCCAAGCAGTTTATTCTAACGGTGTCCATAGTTGAGATGTCTATTCAAGGCAACAAGATCACCTTCAAGACAGCCATGGGGGTTGGCAGGTCCTTCCCCCTTTCATCTTTcatgaatgaagaagaaaaaaggactTATCTCAAACAGAATGGAACAGCAAAGTAA